In Flavobacterium gelatinilyticum, a genomic segment contains:
- a CDS encoding glycoside hydrolase family 2 TIM barrel-domain containing protein produces the protein MFKLTSYKKIGLLFAGFLLMTACGTSTDQKFSSRKVSFNSDWSFHLNDSLVDKDTIGASTKWRTLDVPHDWSIEGNFDEKSLAGYGGGSLSGGLGWYKKTFKTAPEDSTKIISITFDGVYRNSEVWINGHYLGKRPNGYIGFQYEITPYLNYGDKNNEIIVKADNSKQPNSRWYSGSGIFRNVWIETTDKLHVGQWGTYITTPKVTAEKASVNIETTIKNQYKEAKKATVTTTIFKEDTKVTSVTQDITINAAASQTIKQLAEVETPALWSDENPELYTAVTEISLDDKIIDQYKTTLGIRDFKFDLNKGFILNGKQVKIKGVCMHHDLGPLGAAINTRAIERQLEILKEMGVNGIRTSHNPPAAELLELCDKMGFIVMDEAFDMWKQTKTKYDYGNDWDKWHKQDLIDQLLRDRNHASIFMWSIGNEIPEQWNETGIEIAKELAAITREYDKTRPLTAGMNPPVNMNIDEVTLQFEKRNVSINPLAGSGVLDLIGYNYAHQTFEHHLKNFPNTPFIATETTSGLQTRGYYDAVSDTIKKWPVRWDLKFTEGNPGNTVSAYDQVQTPWGSTHEATWKIIKKHDFLAGMYVWTGFDYIGEPTPYEWPSVSSYFGIVDLAGFPKDVYYMYQSEWTNKTVLHVFPHWNWKAGQTVDVWAYYNNADEVELFLNGKSVGKRSKKGDDLHVMWRIPFEAGTLKAISRKGGKVVLEKEIKTAGNPSQLKLTADRSTIKADKNDLSFVTVDILDANGTIAPNANNEINFSLKGNGKIVGVCSGDPVSHEPYKGTKHTAMAGKCLVIVQSGDKSGRLELTAKANGLKQSTIVITAE, from the coding sequence ATGTTCAAGCTGACTTCATACAAAAAAATAGGATTACTTTTCGCAGGCTTTCTACTAATGACAGCATGCGGAACATCGACGGACCAAAAATTTAGCAGCCGAAAAGTTTCTTTTAATTCAGACTGGAGTTTTCATCTTAATGACAGTCTTGTTGATAAAGATACCATTGGCGCTTCGACAAAATGGAGAACTTTAGACGTACCGCACGATTGGAGCATCGAAGGAAATTTTGATGAAAAAAGTCTTGCAGGATATGGAGGCGGATCCCTTAGCGGAGGTCTGGGCTGGTATAAAAAAACATTTAAAACAGCTCCGGAAGACAGCACAAAAATAATATCAATTACTTTTGACGGCGTTTACAGAAACAGCGAAGTCTGGATAAACGGGCATTACTTAGGAAAACGTCCAAACGGATACATTGGTTTTCAATACGAAATTACTCCCTACTTAAATTACGGAGACAAAAACAACGAAATAATTGTTAAGGCCGACAATTCAAAACAGCCAAACTCACGCTGGTATTCAGGTTCCGGAATTTTTAGAAACGTCTGGATCGAAACCACAGATAAACTACATGTTGGACAATGGGGAACCTACATTACAACCCCAAAAGTTACAGCCGAAAAAGCTTCTGTAAATATTGAAACTACGATCAAAAATCAGTACAAAGAAGCCAAAAAAGCAACTGTAACCACAACTATTTTTAAAGAAGACACCAAAGTAACATCGGTTACCCAAGATATAACAATTAATGCAGCTGCCAGTCAGACGATCAAACAATTGGCAGAAGTCGAAACCCCGGCATTATGGTCAGATGAAAATCCGGAATTGTACACAGCAGTTACAGAAATTTCGCTTGACGATAAAATCATAGATCAATACAAGACCACTTTAGGAATCAGAGATTTTAAATTCGATTTGAACAAAGGTTTTATTTTGAATGGAAAACAAGTCAAAATAAAAGGAGTCTGTATGCACCATGATTTAGGACCATTAGGTGCTGCAATTAATACACGTGCCATTGAACGTCAGCTGGAAATTCTCAAAGAAATGGGCGTAAACGGAATCAGAACATCACACAATCCGCCTGCTGCAGAACTTTTAGAACTTTGTGATAAAATGGGTTTCATTGTTATGGATGAAGCTTTTGATATGTGGAAACAAACCAAAACCAAATACGACTACGGAAACGATTGGGACAAATGGCACAAACAAGATCTAATAGATCAATTGTTGCGCGACCGAAACCACGCCAGTATTTTTATGTGGAGCATAGGAAATGAAATTCCGGAACAATGGAATGAAACGGGTATTGAAATCGCCAAAGAATTAGCTGCAATTACACGCGAGTACGATAAAACGCGTCCGCTTACAGCAGGAATGAATCCGCCGGTAAATATGAATATTGATGAAGTGACTTTGCAATTTGAGAAAAGAAATGTTTCGATTAATCCGCTTGCCGGATCCGGAGTTTTGGATTTGATAGGATACAATTATGCACATCAAACATTCGAGCATCATTTAAAAAATTTCCCAAATACACCTTTTATCGCAACCGAAACTACTTCGGGTCTTCAGACAAGAGGATATTATGATGCCGTTTCAGATACTATCAAAAAATGGCCGGTAAGATGGGATCTTAAATTTACAGAAGGAAATCCAGGAAACACAGTTTCAGCCTACGATCAGGTACAGACACCTTGGGGATCTACACACGAAGCAACCTGGAAAATTATTAAAAAACATGATTTCTTAGCCGGAATGTACGTTTGGACAGGTTTCGATTATATCGGAGAACCAACTCCATACGAATGGCCATCAGTAAGTTCCTATTTCGGAATTGTTGATCTGGCCGGTTTCCCGAAAGATGTTTATTATATGTATCAAAGCGAATGGACGAACAAAACGGTTCTTCACGTTTTCCCACATTGGAACTGGAAAGCCGGACAAACCGTTGACGTTTGGGCTTACTATAATAATGCAGATGAGGTTGAACTTTTCCTAAACGGAAAATCAGTTGGAAAAAGAAGCAAAAAAGGAGACGATTTACACGTAATGTGGAGAATTCCTTTTGAAGCAGGAACATTAAAAGCCATTTCCCGAAAAGGTGGAAAAGTAGTTTTAGAAAAAGAAATTAAAACGGCTGGAAACCCGTCGCAATTAAAATTAACGGCTGACAGAAGCACCATTAAAGCAGATAAAAATGATTTGTCATTTGTAACCGTAGATATTTTGGATGCCAACGGAACAATTGCTCCAAATGCCAATAACGAAATCAACTTCTCTTTAAAAGGAAACGGAAAAATTGTAGGCGTTTGCAGTGGCGATCCGGTAAGCCACGAACCGTACAAAGGAACTAAACATACAGCCATGGCAGGAAAATGTTTGGTGATTGTTCAATCTGGAGATAAATCCGGAAGATTGGAATTAACCGCTAAAGCGAATGGATTAAAACAATCTACAATTGTAATTACAGCAGAATAA
- a CDS encoding alpha-xylosidase encodes MKNSQLTALFSAFMFGCVLTPKASAQIQNADVLNAPIDISKDFQNYLNTFYFADELASFDPATAKGTIKYLRYNYKTRQAFNNMMMKPDVEKANEFPTTEYEESPVLPFEIQFVSDRTIRIKTTSGPQFHPQKESLMLINGVAPNHPELWKYSKIEGGHKYTSKHGVVEILTKPWHVKIYDEKGKLLTSTLHDTDFKSTYTPTLPFSYVRRNSDYSRSMGAAFSLEPDEKIFGCGESFTQFNKRGSKVVLWTDDANGIQNETMYKPIPFYMSSRGYGVFMHHSTPITVDFGKYFSSANEMYIGDDEADLFFFIGDPKEILDQYTDLTGKAAMPPLWSFGFWMSRITYFSEKEGRDVARDLRKYKIPTDVIHFDTGWFDVDWRNNYEFAKSRFPDATKMMADLKKDGFQVCLWQLPYFTPKNTLFPEIMDKNLAVRDRKGNLPYEDAVLDFSNPETISWYQGKLKKLFDEGVAVFKVDFGEAAPPDGIYHSGRTGFYEHNLYPLRYNKAVAEITQKEKGYTLIWARSTWAGSQRYPLHWGGDSETTNGAMSAELRGGLSLGLSGFSFWSHDVGGFATKSPENIYRRWTPFGMLTSHVRSHGEPPREPWLYSKDFLEGFRKADNMRYELMPYIYAQAKESSEKGLPMMRALFVEYPNDPGAWLIDNQYLFGSSMLVAPLFEEVTERDVYLPEGTWIDYQTKKVYQSGWHKIKAGEIPIVVLVKDGTAIPHIGLAQSTKDMDWSKLTLKVFASDKTASASAKVFLPNDNTVQEIKVTKNGNNFDLSANPLNGKTTFKTEWAK; translated from the coding sequence ATGAAAAACTCACAACTAACCGCACTGTTTTCGGCCTTTATGTTTGGATGTGTTCTGACGCCAAAAGCATCAGCCCAGATTCAAAACGCAGATGTGCTCAATGCGCCAATAGATATCAGTAAAGATTTTCAGAACTATCTGAATACGTTCTATTTCGCAGATGAACTGGCTTCCTTTGATCCTGCAACAGCAAAAGGAACTATAAAATACCTGAGATACAATTATAAAACACGTCAGGCCTTCAACAACATGATGATGAAGCCGGATGTAGAAAAAGCAAACGAATTCCCAACAACAGAATACGAAGAATCTCCTGTTCTGCCATTCGAAATTCAGTTTGTTTCAGACAGAACAATTCGTATCAAAACCACTTCGGGACCACAGTTTCATCCGCAGAAAGAATCCTTAATGCTGATTAATGGAGTTGCGCCAAATCATCCGGAATTATGGAAATATTCTAAAATCGAAGGCGGACACAAATACACCAGCAAACACGGAGTTGTCGAAATTCTAACAAAACCGTGGCATGTAAAAATCTACGATGAAAAAGGAAAACTGCTGACAAGCACACTTCACGATACTGATTTTAAAAGTACCTATACGCCGACACTTCCGTTTTCGTATGTTCGCAGAAACAGCGATTACTCAAGAAGTATGGGCGCTGCTTTCAGTTTAGAACCAGACGAAAAAATATTTGGCTGCGGTGAATCTTTTACACAATTCAACAAACGCGGTTCAAAAGTGGTTTTATGGACAGATGATGCAAACGGAATTCAGAATGAAACGATGTACAAACCAATTCCGTTTTACATGAGCAGCCGCGGATACGGAGTTTTCATGCACCATTCAACGCCTATTACAGTTGACTTCGGGAAGTATTTCTCAAGTGCCAACGAAATGTACATTGGAGATGACGAAGCCGATTTGTTTTTCTTCATTGGAGATCCAAAAGAAATCTTAGATCAGTATACAGACTTGACCGGAAAAGCAGCTATGCCGCCACTTTGGTCATTTGGTTTCTGGATGAGCCGTATTACGTATTTCTCAGAAAAAGAAGGGCGTGATGTTGCCAGAGATTTACGTAAATACAAAATCCCGACAGATGTAATTCACTTCGATACTGGCTGGTTTGATGTAGACTGGAGAAACAACTACGAGTTCGCAAAATCCCGTTTCCCGGACGCAACAAAAATGATGGCCGATTTGAAAAAAGACGGTTTCCAGGTTTGTCTTTGGCAGTTACCTTATTTCACGCCAAAGAACACTTTGTTCCCGGAAATTATGGATAAAAACTTAGCGGTTAGGGACAGAAAAGGAAACCTTCCGTACGAAGACGCTGTTTTAGATTTCTCAAATCCAGAAACGATTTCTTGGTACCAAGGAAAATTAAAAAAGTTATTCGATGAAGGCGTAGCCGTTTTCAAAGTAGATTTTGGAGAAGCCGCACCACCAGACGGAATTTACCATTCAGGAAGAACAGGTTTTTACGAGCACAATTTATATCCGTTACGATACAACAAAGCCGTTGCAGAAATTACTCAGAAAGAAAAAGGATATACCTTAATCTGGGCGAGAAGCACCTGGGCTGGATCGCAGCGTTACCCTTTACACTGGGGAGGAGATTCTGAAACGACCAACGGAGCCATGTCGGCAGAACTACGCGGCGGACTTTCATTAGGTCTTAGCGGATTCAGTTTCTGGAGTCATGATGTTGGAGGTTTCGCCACTAAATCTCCTGAAAATATTTACAGAAGATGGACACCATTCGGAATGCTGACATCTCACGTAAGAAGCCACGGAGAACCGCCTCGCGAACCTTGGTTGTACAGCAAAGATTTCCTTGAAGGATTTAGAAAAGCAGATAACATGCGTTACGAATTAATGCCATACATCTACGCTCAGGCAAAAGAAAGTTCAGAAAAAGGATTGCCAATGATGAGAGCTTTATTTGTAGAATATCCAAACGATCCTGGAGCATGGTTAATCGACAATCAATATTTATTCGGGTCAAGCATGCTTGTTGCACCACTTTTTGAAGAAGTTACAGAAAGAGACGTTTACCTTCCGGAAGGAACCTGGATCGATTATCAGACTAAAAAAGTATATCAGTCAGGCTGGCATAAAATCAAAGCAGGTGAAATCCCGATCGTAGTTTTGGTAAAAGACGGAACTGCAATTCCGCATATCGGTTTAGCGCAGTCTACAAAAGATATGGACTGGAGCAAACTAACCTTAAAAGTATTTGCAAGCGATAAAACAGCATCGGCGTCAGCCAAAGTATTTTTACCAAACGACAATACCGTTCAGGAAATAAAAGTAACCAAAAACGGAAACAATTTTGACCTGAGTGCAAACCCGTTAAACGGAAAAACCACTTTTAAAACCGAGTGGGCTAAATAA
- a CDS encoding glycoside hydrolase family 97 protein encodes MKKHLILPALLLSVSIGYSQKNKNAYELASPNGQNKIKFELVKNTPKYAVSHGKSEVISPSDMGFLLKGNEDLSTNFEIKGAKTSTFDETWEQVWGEKKNIRNHYNQLVVDLQQKTGNKRKLQIQFRAFDDGVAFRYVYPKQNVKDSIFIMDEKTTFNLKEDGKAWWIPANRENRDEYLFEAAPVSKLDTVLTPLTIESKNGLAISFHEANLIDFASMTLVNTKGTELKSDLVPWADGVKVRVKDTFTSSWRTIQIGENPGELITSYMVLNLNEPNKLKNTNSYFKPYKYLGIWWGMHIGKYTFWESDKQGATTKHAEEYIDYTAKEGFHHLLIEGWNKGWTPGWYENRMHMFSFTKNADNFDLEKVVEYGKKKNIELIGYHETGSNLINYLKEVDEGFALYKKLGIHTVKIGHVGSKLNMKQMHFGQFGVNYFRYILEKAAQYDLAVLYHESIKDTGERRTFPNMVSREAARGQEYNAWSEGNPPNHLSIIPFTRLLSGPMDFTPGIFDVEVKQGYPGKRIQGTVGQQLALYVTIYSPIQMLADLPENYEGKPALQFLKDVPTDWEDTKVLEGKIGEYITTARKDRNSADWYLGTLTNENPRKVDVSLSFLDPNATYEAQIYVDAEGTDQKHNPEAVAISKKTVKSTDSLKLNLGGAGGGAVRFKKL; translated from the coding sequence ATGAAAAAACACCTTATTCTCCCTGCCTTATTACTTTCAGTCTCGATTGGATACAGTCAGAAAAATAAAAACGCGTACGAACTGGCATCGCCAAACGGACAAAACAAGATTAAATTCGAACTGGTAAAAAACACTCCAAAATACGCCGTTTCTCACGGAAAAAGCGAAGTGATTTCTCCATCAGACATGGGATTTTTACTGAAAGGAAATGAAGACCTGAGCACAAACTTCGAAATTAAAGGAGCAAAAACATCTACGTTTGATGAAACCTGGGAACAAGTTTGGGGAGAAAAGAAAAATATTAGAAACCACTACAATCAATTGGTAGTTGATTTACAACAGAAAACGGGAAACAAACGTAAATTACAAATTCAGTTCCGCGCTTTCGACGACGGAGTAGCGTTTAGATACGTTTATCCAAAACAAAATGTAAAAGATAGTATTTTCATCATGGATGAAAAAACGACTTTTAACCTGAAAGAAGACGGAAAAGCATGGTGGATTCCGGCAAACCGAGAAAACCGTGACGAATATTTATTTGAAGCGGCACCGGTAAGTAAATTAGATACCGTTTTGACTCCATTAACAATTGAAAGCAAAAACGGATTGGCGATCAGTTTTCATGAAGCAAACCTGATTGATTTTGCCAGTATGACATTGGTAAACACAAAAGGAACCGAATTAAAATCAGATTTAGTTCCTTGGGCCGATGGTGTAAAAGTTCGTGTAAAAGATACTTTCACTTCATCATGGAGAACGATTCAAATTGGAGAAAATCCGGGAGAATTAATCACTTCTTATATGGTTTTAAACCTTAACGAACCAAACAAATTAAAAAACACAAACAGCTATTTCAAACCCTACAAATATTTAGGAATCTGGTGGGGAATGCACATTGGTAAATACACGTTCTGGGAAAGCGACAAACAAGGCGCCACAACCAAACACGCAGAAGAATATATCGATTACACGGCAAAAGAAGGTTTTCACCATTTACTAATCGAAGGATGGAATAAAGGATGGACACCGGGCTGGTACGAAAACCGTATGCACATGTTCAGCTTTACCAAAAATGCCGACAATTTTGACTTAGAAAAAGTAGTGGAATATGGCAAGAAAAAGAACATCGAGTTAATCGGATATCACGAAACAGGTTCAAACTTAATTAACTACTTAAAAGAAGTTGACGAAGGTTTCGCTTTATACAAAAAGCTGGGAATCCACACCGTAAAAATTGGTCACGTAGGTTCTAAATTGAACATGAAACAAATGCACTTCGGACAATTTGGAGTGAACTATTTCAGATACATTTTAGAAAAAGCGGCACAATATGATTTAGCCGTTTTATACCACGAATCAATTAAAGATACAGGAGAAAGAAGAACTTTTCCAAACATGGTTTCGAGAGAAGCAGCACGTGGACAAGAATACAATGCATGGAGCGAAGGAAATCCGCCTAATCATTTAAGCATTATTCCGTTTACAAGATTACTTTCAGGACCAATGGATTTCACGCCTGGAATTTTTGATGTTGAAGTAAAACAAGGATATCCGGGAAAAAGAATTCAGGGAACTGTGGGGCAGCAATTGGCATTGTACGTTACGATTTATTCGCCAATCCAGATGTTAGCCGATCTTCCTGAAAACTACGAAGGAAAACCAGCGTTACAATTCTTAAAAGATGTACCTACAGATTGGGAAGACACAAAAGTTCTGGAAGGGAAAATTGGTGAATACATCACAACAGCAAGAAAAGACAGAAACAGCGCCGACTGGTATTTAGGAACCTTAACAAATGAAAACCCTAGAAAAGTAGACGTTTCATTATCATTCTTAGATCCAAACGCAACTTACGAAGCTCAAATTTATGTAGATGCCGAAGGAACAGATCAAAAACACAATCCGGAAGCCGTAGCCATTTCTAAGAAAACAGTAAAATCTACAGATTCTCTAAAATTGAATTTAGGAGGAGCCGGAGGAGGTGCTGTAAGATTTAAGAAATTGTAA